Proteins encoded by one window of Methanobacterium alcaliphilum:
- a CDS encoding DUF2116 family Zn-ribbon domain-containing protein, whose product MTKPHRHCAVCGTPIPLEERTCSDKCQQILVQNQNKVRKTRMILYAIFGVFILVWVAYMIYGKT is encoded by the coding sequence ATGACTAAACCACACAGACATTGCGCAGTTTGTGGGACTCCTATCCCCCTAGAAGAGAGAACTTGTTCAGATAAATGCCAACAAATATTAGTCCAAAATCAAAATAAAGTCCGAAAAACTAGAATGATATTATATGCTATTTTCGGTGTTTTTATTTTAGTATGGGTAGCGTATATGATTTATGGTAAAACATAA
- a CDS encoding DUF308 domain-containing protein — MANDNWMGIISVIIGLVLLISPTMGVTAISIISGIILTGFGIWMAINAFKERKTNTSVTVIWIIFAIISLAFGLSLVFRTFLISLLAGAWVYVTAVLLIIAGVLLLLSAKQSNTKKNIGVIALVLGLIYIIMGALGLDPIYIGVAIGLIFIGYGGIALWKK, encoded by the coding sequence ATGGCAAATGATAATTGGATGGGTATAATATCTGTTATAATTGGATTAGTACTTTTAATTTCCCCAACTATGGGAGTAACAGCTATTAGTATAATTTCTGGAATTATATTAACTGGTTTTGGTATATGGATGGCTATTAATGCTTTTAAAGAGAGAAAAACTAATACTAGTGTAACTGTTATCTGGATTATTTTTGCAATCATATCTCTCGCTTTTGGTCTTTCGCTTGTATTTAGGACTTTCCTAATAAGTCTCCTAGCAGGGGCATGGGTATATGTTACTGCAGTACTGTTAATAATTGCAGGAGTTCTACTTCTCTTATCTGCTAAACAAAGCAACACTAAGAAGAATATTGGGGTGATTGCGCTAGTTTTAGGATTGATTTACATTATTATGGGTGCTTTAGGATTAGATCCAATTTATATAGGGGTTGCCATTGGTTTAATATTCATTGGATATGGTGGAATTGCTTTGTGGAAAAAATAG
- a CDS encoding heavy metal-binding domain-containing protein, protein MQILTTPNIEGKEIIEYFGLVTGEALLGANVYKDMFSGVRDVVGGRTSAYEEELKKARDIAVKSMEEKVQKLGGNAVVGVRIVYHNLGGTMGNTIMVSVSGTAVLFE, encoded by the coding sequence ATGCAGATTTTAACCACACCCAATATTGAAGGAAAAGAAATTATTGAATATTTTGGTTTAGTAACAGGAGAGGCTTTGTTAGGTGCTAATGTTTATAAAGATATGTTTTCCGGAGTAAGAGATGTTGTCGGTGGAAGAACATCTGCTTATGAAGAAGAACTTAAAAAAGCTAGAGATATTGCTGTTAAAAGCATGGAAGAAAAAGTTCAAAAACTTGGAGGCAATGCAGTGGTAGGTGTGCGAATTGTATATCACAATCTAGGTGGAACCATGGGAAACACTATAATGGTAAGTGTTTCTGGAACTGCTGTTTTATTTGAATAA
- a CDS encoding heavy metal-binding domain-containing protein yields MPNISVISKIKSFFIEKRWGIAAILIGTAVGLLSAVICIRGNIAIFGFNISFIISPLIAGYVETIIAQKKYGKTTGAISALLIFLIININSWVFPKDPISINFITLGGLGLAFQAAFPILVNYLIFVVFLGALTYLIGYLGTLLSKATYKITGQKPEENHIIPELIDLDKYGITAVTTTIKNKSISKNLGIISSAHIFKPDLKVINSKNGNSPNIFDQFEIARNIALADLMEKTKELGANAILEIEIDYTEIGGIKGSEILVNVSGNAILLEK; encoded by the coding sequence ATGCCAAATATTTCAGTAATATCTAAAATAAAATCTTTCTTTATTGAAAAAAGATGGGGGATAGCAGCTATCCTAATAGGAACTGCTGTAGGTCTTTTATCTGCTGTTATTTGCATTAGGGGAAATATAGCTATTTTTGGTTTTAATATTTCATTTATTATTTCCCCATTAATCGCAGGATATGTAGAAACAATAATTGCTCAGAAAAAATATGGTAAAACCACTGGAGCTATAAGTGCGCTCCTAATATTTTTAATAATAAATATTAATTCATGGGTATTTCCTAAAGATCCCATAAGCATTAATTTCATTACGCTAGGTGGATTAGGCCTTGCATTTCAAGCAGCGTTCCCCATACTTGTAAATTACCTTATTTTTGTCGTGTTTTTAGGTGCTTTAACCTATTTGATTGGTTATTTAGGAACTTTATTATCAAAAGCTACTTACAAAATTACCGGTCAAAAGCCAGAGGAAAACCATATCATTCCAGAATTAATTGATCTCGATAAATATGGTATTACTGCAGTTACCACTACTATCAAAAACAAATCCATTTCCAAAAATTTAGGAATAATATCCAGTGCCCACATTTTCAAACCGGATTTGAAGGTAATTAATTCTAAAAATGGAAATTCCCCTAATATATTTGATCAATTTGAAATAGCCCGCAATATAGCATTAGCTGATTTAATGGAAAAAACTAAAGAATTAGGGGCTAATGCAATATTAGAAATTGAAATTGATTATACTGAAATTGGTGGAATCAAAGGCAGTGAAATATTAGTTAATGTTAGTGGTAATGCTATCCTCTTAGAAAAATAA
- a CDS encoding sulfite exporter TauE/SafE family protein, translating into MDPFLIYITLLIFTGIFVGFATGLLGVGGGFILAPVQFFLLQSLGVSPDIAIRTAFGTSLAVIFPTALSGAYGHYNNRYVLVKPAVYMGIAGFVGGTIGAFFTANIPAYILQFLFGILLIFVSLHFLRFKNIGENNEKILEKRLLLFWGFIAGFFSGLLGIGGGVVLVPIFVLLLGFSMLEAVGTSTAVIVITSIGGIISYAINGLSVSGLPAYSIGYINLFQLVILAGFSIPMARIGANTAQKLPEKHLRIIFVGILIFIALKMLGLFDLLGINI; encoded by the coding sequence ATGGATCCATTTTTAATATATATAACCCTTCTCATATTCACTGGAATTTTTGTAGGGTTTGCTACAGGACTTTTAGGTGTAGGAGGTGGATTTATACTAGCCCCTGTGCAGTTTTTTTTATTGCAGTCTCTCGGAGTATCCCCTGACATTGCTATAAGAACTGCGTTTGGTACCAGTCTAGCAGTAATATTCCCAACCGCTTTAAGTGGGGCTTATGGTCATTATAATAATAGATACGTTCTGGTAAAACCAGCCGTATATATGGGAATAGCAGGATTTGTGGGGGGGACAATTGGGGCCTTTTTTACAGCAAATATTCCTGCATATATTTTACAATTTTTATTTGGTATTTTACTGATTTTTGTGTCCTTACATTTTCTCAGATTCAAAAATATTGGGGAAAATAATGAAAAAATCTTAGAAAAACGTTTACTGTTATTTTGGGGTTTTATTGCAGGGTTCTTTTCAGGTTTACTGGGAATTGGTGGTGGGGTGGTTCTTGTTCCAATATTTGTACTATTACTGGGGTTTTCCATGTTAGAAGCAGTAGGAACATCTACTGCAGTGATTGTAATCACTTCCATAGGCGGGATTATTTCCTACGCGATCAATGGGCTTTCTGTTTCTGGATTGCCAGCATATTCTATTGGTTACATAAATCTATTTCAGTTGGTAATTTTAGCAGGTTTCAGCATACCCATGGCTAGAATCGGCGCAAATACTGCTCAAAAATTACCCGAAAAACATTTAAGAATTATTTTTGTGGGTATCTTAATATTCATAGCCCTTAAAATGTTAGGTTTATTTGATTTGCTGGGAATTAATATTTAA
- a CDS encoding MJ1255/VC2487 family glycosyltransferase encodes MVKISIIIPTYNEEEYLPQLLDSIKSQNFTDYEIIIADAQSKDQTRKVAQSYGCIIVEGGLPAIGRNNGAERAQGELLLFLDSDLILTEGYLRDTVEEFEHLNLGIAITQMIPLSDSKRDKILHEFANRFMIMVESIKPHGAGCYGIISQKELHDEIKGFDESLDFGEDTDYIERIGKISNFKVLRRPRVLVSIRRLEKEGLKSLAYKYSKSTIYDFMGKKVSADDLDYTFGYEKELDEEKPLPPNNSLPVQSERKRIIYSVCGEGMGHAIRSRVILEELSKDYDILIFASERAYQYLSANFDNVFEIYGFNTVYEDNAVKDIKTFVKSMKKFPRDLKDNLKLLYKVARDFKPHIIVSDFEFYASLLSKLLRIPMISIDNMHVITRCKIDYPSKYKKDKLKAEGVVRSFIVRPVRYIITSYFFPEIKNPEKTVMYPPILRNEIFKLNPQYGDYTLVYQTSKSNLKLIETLKENGGKFVVYGFDKESVEGNLQFKSFNEDQFFNDLANANAVITNGGFTLISEAIHLKKPVFSIPVKGQFEQILNAIYLDKLGYGELQEEINHKLLKNFIANQYHYRENLKNYDSGDNHDLINELKSSIEKYSKIK; translated from the coding sequence ATGGTAAAAATTAGCATTATCATTCCTACTTACAATGAAGAAGAATACTTGCCACAGCTACTGGATAGTATAAAAAGTCAGAATTTCACTGATTATGAGATCATTATTGCAGATGCCCAATCAAAAGATCAGACCCGGAAAGTTGCTCAATCTTACGGTTGTATAATCGTAGAAGGAGGTTTACCCGCTATTGGACGAAATAATGGGGCTGAAAGAGCTCAAGGGGAACTCTTATTATTCTTAGACTCTGATTTAATACTTACAGAAGGATACTTGAGAGATACCGTGGAAGAATTTGAGCACTTAAATTTAGGAATTGCTATAACTCAGATGATTCCTCTTTCAGATAGTAAAAGAGATAAAATATTACACGAATTTGCTAATAGGTTTATGATAATGGTTGAATCCATAAAACCACATGGTGCTGGTTGCTATGGGATAATTTCCCAGAAAGAATTGCATGATGAGATTAAAGGATTCGATGAATCCCTTGATTTTGGGGAAGATACGGATTATATAGAACGTATTGGGAAAATAAGCAATTTTAAAGTTTTAAGACGCCCACGGGTCCTGGTTTCAATTCGGAGATTAGAAAAAGAAGGATTGAAAAGTTTAGCATATAAATACAGTAAGAGCACGATTTATGATTTTATGGGTAAAAAAGTGAGTGCAGATGATTTAGACTATACTTTCGGTTATGAAAAAGAATTAGATGAAGAAAAACCCCTGCCACCTAATAATTCTCTTCCAGTTCAATCTGAAAGGAAACGGATCATATACTCAGTATGCGGTGAAGGTATGGGTCATGCCATAAGAAGTAGGGTGATATTAGAAGAATTAAGTAAAGATTATGATATCCTTATTTTCGCCAGCGAAAGAGCGTATCAATACCTTTCAGCTAACTTTGATAATGTTTTTGAGATTTATGGTTTTAACACTGTTTATGAGGATAATGCAGTTAAAGACATTAAAACATTTGTTAAATCTATGAAAAAATTCCCTCGGGATTTAAAAGATAATCTTAAATTACTTTATAAAGTTGCCCGTGATTTTAAGCCACATATAATAGTTTCAGATTTTGAGTTTTATGCCAGTCTTTTAAGTAAATTATTAAGAATCCCCATGATCAGTATTGACAATATGCACGTCATTACCCGATGTAAAATAGATTATCCTTCCAAATACAAAAAAGACAAATTGAAGGCCGAAGGAGTCGTGAGATCATTTATTGTAAGGCCAGTCAGGTATATAATCACCAGTTATTTCTTCCCAGAAATAAAAAATCCTGAAAAAACAGTTATGTATCCCCCTATTTTAAGAAATGAAATTTTTAAGCTGAACCCCCAATATGGAGATTATACTTTGGTTTACCAGACCAGTAAGTCTAATTTAAAGCTGATTGAAACATTAAAAGAAAATGGTGGAAAATTCGTAGTATATGGTTTTGATAAAGAATCTGTTGAAGGGAATTTACAGTTTAAATCTTTTAATGAAGATCAATTCTTTAATGATCTGGCAAATGCAAATGCGGTTATTACTAATGGCGGTTTTACATTAATAAGTGAAGCAATTCATTTAAAAAAACCAGTATTTAGTATTCCTGTGAAAGGACAATTCGAACAGATATTAAATGCTATTTATTTAGATAAGCTGGGCTATGGTGAGCTTCAAGAAGAAATAAATCACAAATTATTGAAAAATTTCATAGCAAATCAGTATCATTACAGGGAAAATCTAAAAAATTATGATAGTGGTGATAATCATGATTTAATAAATGAATTAAAATCATCTATTGAAAAATACTCTAAAATTAAGTAA